A stretch of the bacterium genome encodes the following:
- the mtnP gene encoding S-methyl-5'-thioadenosine phosphorylase, translated as MAKIGIIGGSGLYDMEGLKNVRELEINTPFGKPSDKYITGTLSGKEVVFLPRHGRGHSLSPSEINYCANIYGMKKLGVEWIISVGAVGSLKDNIHPLDIVIPDQFFDRTNQARKCSFFGDGVVAHISFANPVCPDLSKMLYETVKKFGLRVYNGGTYLNMEGPAFSTKAESFFYRKMGFDVIGMTNLMEAKLAREAEICYGTMAMVTDYDCWHETEEIVSVETIIANLNKNAENAKKIIKAAVKEISSERKCECANALATAIITDRSIISQQAKDKLSVIAGKYL; from the coding sequence ATGGCAAAGATAGGTATTATTGGTGGCAGCGGGCTCTATGATATGGAAGGACTCAAAAATGTAAGGGAGCTTGAGATAAATACTCCGTTTGGGAAGCCTTCTGATAAGTATATTACGGGTACTCTTTCTGGGAAAGAGGTGGTATTTCTTCCGAGGCATGGGAGAGGGCATAGTCTCTCACCTTCTGAAATAAACTATTGTGCCAATATCTATGGCATGAAAAAGCTTGGTGTGGAATGGATTATTTCTGTTGGTGCTGTTGGCAGCCTTAAAGATAATATTCATCCTCTGGATATTGTTATTCCTGACCAGTTCTTTGATAGAACAAATCAGGCTCGCAAATGCAGCTTTTTTGGAGACGGAGTAGTTGCTCATATTAGTTTTGCTAATCCTGTTTGCCCTGATTTGAGCAAGATGCTATACGAAACAGTGAAGAAATTTGGGTTAAGAGTTTATAATGGAGGAACATACTTGAATATGGAAGGGCCTGCATTTTCTACAAAAGCAGAATCTTTCTTTTATAGAAAAATGGGCTTTGATGTTATTGGAATGACGAATTTGATGGAAGCAAAACTGGCTAGAGAAGCAGAGATCTGCTACGGGACAATGGCAATGGTTACTGATTACGATTGTTGGCATGAGACAGAAGAAATAGTAAGTGTGGAGACTATAATTGCAAATCTTAATAAAAACGCAGAGAATGCAAAGAAGATTATAAAAGCAGCTGTTAAAGAGATTTCCTCTGAGAGAAAGTGCGAGTGCGCTAATGCGCTGGCTACTGCAATCATAACAGACAGAAGTATTATTTCTCAACAAGCAAAGGACAAGCTTAGTGTTATAGCAGGAAAATATCTATAG